One Helianthus annuus cultivar XRQ/B chromosome 7, HanXRQr2.0-SUNRISE, whole genome shotgun sequence genomic region harbors:
- the LOC110867583 gene encoding INO80 complex subunit D, whose amino-acid sequence MDPPPSHHPFTTKITTNSASIIKQSPEDEYLSNSTHLSRQQVLNRRSHNMQQLSKCYRDHYWGLMEEIRVRYREYLWKFGVSPFQDDCNEDEKVRDGIDDAIVVAGDVTCVFNGCKTKAMTLTSFCHVHILSDPKQQLYKPCEFLLKSVHGGLVPCGKPVLRSIVPSLCSIHYLKAQQHVVRALRKAGLNITSMNKSGPKFHVVVTEYVREIQEKRKKNGSMANKKKIVPKLEIEN is encoded by the exons ATGGATCCTCCACCTTCACACCACCCATTCACCACCAAAATCACCACCAATTCCGCCTCAATTATCAAACAATCACCGGAAGACGAGTACCTATCGAATTCCACTCATCTATCTCGTCAACAGGTCCTCAATCGTCGATCGCACAACATGCAGCAACTCTCCAAGTGTTATCGCGACCATTATTGGGGCTTAATGGAGGAAATTAGGGTTCGGTACCGTGAGTATCTGTGGAAATTCGGTGTGAGTCCGTTTCAGGACGATTGTAACGAAGATGAGAAGGTTCGAGACGGAATTGATGACGCGATCGTTGTTGCAGGTGACGTCACCTGTGTTTTCAATGGATGTAAGACGAAGGCCATGACGTTGACCAGCTTCTGTCATGTTCATATTTTATCTGATCCGAAGCAACAGCTGTATAAACCGTGTGAATTTCTTCTCAAGAG CGTGCATGGAGGACTTGTGCCCTGTGGAAAGCCGGTGCTACGGTCAATTGTACCCTCGCTCTGCAGCATACACTATCTGAAAGCGCAACAACACGTGGTTCGGGCTTTGAGGAAGGCGGGTTTAAACATAACTTCTATGAATAAGTCTGGTCCAAAGTTTCATGTGGTCGTGACGGAGTATGTTAGGGAAATTCAggagaaaaggaagaagaatggTTCGATGGCAAATAAGAAAAAGATTGTGCCTAAGCTTGAAATTGAGAATTAA
- the LOC110867584 gene encoding uncharacterized protein LOC110867584 has protein sequence MTTTAILNYVQNLWPFAKIINDDLRLSDRLVSGLEIPDETKRFVFAFCEPESQAVIYVLCVQNLSEKSAVDAERLVRCVKPGAVVAQVKEVEFHDDEGSIPTSSLQVLKRCFLQRIGKEKYENVAGSLVLKEIFGVGFNGHFSAAKRTAEEVGSSFLMLESPFVNIESDRGPSNEVESGNSQGFGLQPINNLIPQKASSFIPSGSSRFVISDDYLHSAVLKSSISHLIQLSCDQNTGPVNVQLKDDYEVPEYARSVYPLLEDLYRMFIEIPSLKKALAYAQKMLHDVNKGDDIDTQLLSEVYAFRIAVEGLRIALNNAGRAPVKKPRNGQPCNVDFSSLPDEEKSHALVAHAIRSQTKSFKSVVAVLDASTLAGLRKHWNTVVPNEIMGTVDELVAESANNGETANHREKKRKLKNKPVVAVGAGATAVIGASSLSKVLPASSLVKAVTFKVPFSLKLIMTQTQKLVSISISKILGPTKIISPSSVKAAASAEKIRTVVHSVIASAEKTSLSAMRSAFYEIMRKRRVRPVGVLPWATFGCSMATCMGLLVYGDGIECAVESVPSAPSIACLGRGVQSLQQASRLVEQSEISRVQKSIEALFNRFKMWKLAP, from the coding sequence ATGACAACCACTGCAATTTTGAATTATGTACAAAATTTATGGCCGTTTGCTAAGATTATAAATGATGATTTACGATTATCGGATCGATTAGTGAGTGGACTGGAGATACCAGATGAGACGAAACGGTTTGTGTTTGCGTTTTGTGAACCGGAATCACAGGCGGTGATCTATGTGCTCTGTGTTCAGAATTTGTCCGAAAAATCAGCCGTTGACGCTGAACGTCTTGTTAGATGCGTTAAACCGGGTGCGGTTGTGGCTCAAGTCAAGGAGGTTGAGtttcatgatgatgaagggtcGATTCCGAcgtcttcgttacaagtacttaAAAGATGTTTTCTTCAAAGAATCGGAAAAGAAAAGTACGAAAATGTGGCTGGGAGTTTAGTGTTGAAAGAAATTTTCGGTGTTGGATTTAATGGACATTTTTCGGCTGCAAAACGAACAGCTGAAGAAGTTGGTTCTTCGTTTTTGATGCTCGAATCGCCTTTTGTGAATATCGAAAGTGATCGCGGTCCGTCAAATGAGGTTGAGTCAGGTAATTCTCAAGGTTTCGGTTTACAGCCTATTAATAACTTGATACCACAAAAGGCGAGTTCGTTTATTCCATCGGGGTCAAGTAGATTTGTCATTTCAGATGATTACCTTCATTCTGCGGTTTTGAAATCATCAATATCTCATTTGATTCAGTTAAGCTGTGATCAGAACACGGGTCCTGTGAACGTTCAATTAAAAGACGATTATGAGGTCCCTGAGTATGCTCGTTCTGTTTACCCTTTACTTGAAGATTTGTACAGAATGTTTATAGAAATACCGTCACTTAAAAAGGCTTTAGCTTATGCGCAAAAAATGCTTCATGACGTCAACAAAGGAGACGATATTGATACGCAACTTCTTTCAGAAGTTTATGCGTTTAGAATTGCGGTCGAGGGGTTACGGATCGCTCTCAATAACGCGGGTCGAGCGCCTGTAAAAAAACCTCGAAACGGTCAACCGTGTAACGTTGACTTTTCTTCTCTCCCTGATGAAGAAAAGTCACACGCACTTGTTGCACACGCGATCCGTAGTCAAACAAAGAGTTTTAAGTCAGTAGTTGCGGTTTTAGATGCTAGCACTCTAGCCGGTTTGCGGAAACACTGGAACACCGTGGTTCCTAACGAGATCATGGGCACGGTTGACGAGCTGGTCGCTGAGTCAGCAAACAATGGCGAAACCGCCAATCACCGTGAGAAAAAaagaaagttaaaaaataaaCCGGTAGTGGCGGTTGGTGCAGGCGCAACAGCTGTAATAGGAGCTTCATCGCTCTCTAAAGTTCTACCAGCTTCATCGTTAGTAAAAGCTGTTACGTTCAAAGTTCCGTTTTCATTAAAACTAATAATGACACAAACCCAAAAGCTCGTTTCGATATCAATCAGCAAAATTCTCGGTCCCACAAAAATTATATCTCCATCTTCAGTGAAAGCAGCTGCTTCTGCAGAGAAGATTAGAACCGTTGTTCATAGTGTTATTGCATCTGCTGAAAAAACAAGTCTTTCGGCAATGAGATCTGCTTTTTATGAAATAATGAGGAAAAGACGAGTTCGTCCAGTTGGGGTTCTTCCATGGGCCACATTTGGGTGCAGTATGGCTACTTGCATGGGTTTGCTTGTATATGGAGATGGTATTGAATGCGCGGTTGAATCTGTTCCGTCTGCACCTTCGATTGCGTGTTTGGGTCGTGGGGTTCAAAGTTTACAGCAAGCGTCACGACTAGTTGAACAAAGTGAAATCTCGAGAGTACAGAAGTCTATCGAAGCGCTTTTCAACAGGTTTAAAATGTGGAAACTTGCCCCATGA